One Papaver somniferum cultivar HN1 chromosome 10, ASM357369v1, whole genome shotgun sequence genomic window carries:
- the LOC113317881 gene encoding basic blue protein-like gives MKTSTFSNPAVISFFFLIVGLSSIFVSVNASRNHIVGGVHGWGLRSGSYNIWALHRSFAAGNTLQFKYTRGAHNVVRVHAAGYEKCRATEKESAKAMSTGSDKLTLKKGMNYFICSFEGHCTAGMKIKVHAK, from the exons ATGAAAACATCAACGTTTAGCAATCCTGCAGTTATAAGTTTCTTCTTTCTTATCGTCGGCTTATCTTCAATCTTTGTGAGCGTTAACGCCTCGAGGAACCATATTGTCGGTGGGGTTCATGGATGGGGTTTGCGTTCTGGTTCATACAATATTTGGGCTCTTCATAGATCCTTCGCTGCAGGGAATACGCTTC AATTTAAGTACACACGTGGAGCACACAATGTTGTTCGAGTTCATGCTGCTGGGTACGAGAAGTGCAGGGCAACGGAAAAGGAATCAGCGAAAGCAATGTCGACAGGAAGTGACAAGTTGACACTTAAAAAAGGAATGAATTACTTCATTTGTAGTTTCGAAGGACACTGCACGGCAGGCATGAAGATCAAAGTACATGCTAAGTAG